The genomic DNA CGCTTCAAGTTGCTCTGTCGACATTGATTCTACAAAGTCGATAAACGCCATTTGCTCTTGCTCACCCGCAATCGCTTTTACTGCCGACTGCATCCCAGATGCGAAGTTAATGTGGCCTGAAACAACAATACCAATCATCTTAAAATCCTTGATTAGGGGGGAGGTTATCCCCCCAAACTATCGAAACGTATGGCTTACAAAATACCGAGGAAGTGACCGACAACACCGGCTGCAAGGGTTGAGAAAATCAACACTGGCGGTTTAGCCCAGAAGCCCGTGCCCTTCACCATTTTGAGCATAAAGAACACCAATGCCAGTGGCAGAATGTTCGGCATGATCTTGTCGAATAAGGCACTTTGTAGTTCGACTACCTTGCCCCCCAATTCGAGCGAGGCCGTGGTCTGGACCCGAATAAAGGTGGCCGATAACGCCCCAATAACAAAGATACCCATGATATTGGCCGCTTTGGCGAGCTTCTCGGTGGCATCACTCATGTTCACCATGGCGGCAGTACCCGCTCTGTAACCCATGAACATCAAACCGAAGTACACAGCAAAGTGAACAATTTGGTACAAGAAGAAGAACACGAATGGACCAGCAATCGAGCCTTCCATCGCAATCGACGCACCCAGTGCCAAGGTCAATGGCATCAAGGTCATGTGGTCAATCGCATCACCGATACCGCCTGTTGGTCCCATACCCGCAACTTTCATGACGTTAACGGTCGACGGTTTTTCTTTGTTCTCTTCCATTGCAATGGCTGTACCTAGCAAGAAAGTGAACAACTTAGGACTGGCATTAAAGAACTGTAAGTGGTTCTTTAACGATTTCGCCAAATCGCGTTTATTATCACCGTGGATTTTCTTCAGTGCTGGAATGATGGAGTAAGCAAAACCACCCGCCTGCATCCGCTCAAAGTTAAAGTTACCTTCCATGAACAGGCCACGTAACGCACAGATCCAAAGATCTTTTTTCGAAATCACTTTGCGTGGTGTGGTGTCTTCGTATGAATCAATATCATCAACCAGACTTTCATGAACCTTGGTGTTGTTATCGGCTAAAGTGCCTGCTGTGATATCAGATGCCATCTTCAAATTCCTCTACTTGTTGGTTGTTTGAACTTCCATTGTTTCCACTGAAGAAGTAGTAAAGCGCGGCTGCTGACGCACCTAGAATTGCTACAGCCATGATTGGTAACTTGAGGTACGTTGTCATTACGAAGCCGATGAAGAACACACCCGCCACTTCTTTTGACCACATGATTTTCAGTAACATTGCGAAACCAATTGCCGGAACCATCTTGGCACCAATGCCTAGGCCTTCTAGCAATACTTTCGGTGCGTTTTCATCAATCCAGCTAGCGGCGTGCTCGCCAAAGTAAACAGTGATGAAAGCAACTAAGGCGTACAATAAAGAACGTAACGAGATGGTGGTGATCAGTAGCCTGTCGATACCGCCTGAGTCTGCAGCTTCAGCAAATCGATCTGCTTTACCCATAGTGAAAGACGTTAGCGCGAAGAAACCAATGACCAACATTTGCATCATGACGGCAATCGGCATACCTACACCCATTGCTACTTCTGCTGATTGGCCTGTCATCACGGCAAAAGCAACAGCAGCAATCGTACCCATGGTCACATCTGGCGGCTGTGCCCCAGCGTTAGGCACTAAGCCTAACCAAGCCAGTTCCAAGGTGGCACCAGCAATCAGACCAATTTGCATATCACCCATGATCAGACCAACGACAGGGCCTGTGATGAGTGGACGGTGGATGTTCAACGCGACATCGTATTTATCGATACCACAGAAGAACGCCCATACTGCGACCAGCGTAGCTTCAAAAAACATGATTTATTCCTTGTTTAAATCTCTGTTTATAGTGAGGTATGACGCGGCTTACGCCGACGCCATGGCAAGTTCAAGAACGTTAACTGGTTTTTGATCCGGCGTGTTTTGCACTGTGCAAGTCACACCACGCTCCACCATACGTTCAAAAGCATTAATGTCTTTTTCATCGACCGAGACCGTCTTGGCGATCTGGCGTTTACCCTCATGAAAATGCATATTCCCAACATTGCAATGCGTCAATGGCACACCACCTTCAACCAAACGAGCAACATCTGTAGGGTTGTTACATAAGACGAAGATCTTCTGTTTCTCTGACGCTTTGTGGATCACATCAATGGTTTTTTGGATAGAGAAAAAACGAACGGCATACTCACCACCAGCTGAAGCTTTCATTCCCGCTTGCATAAAGGCAGCGTTTGGCCCTTCAGCAGCGTCATCATTAGCAACAAGGATTAAGTTTGCTTCGGTGTGCTTTCCCCACGTGATTCGAATTTGACCATGTAGTAGGCGCTCATCGATTCGGGTCCAAACAATGTTAGGTGCTGTCATAAGAGTGCTTCCTGTCTACTTATTAAAATTATGTATAGTGACACCTTGAACAACGCGGTTTACTTCACCGGTAGGGCAAGGATTATCAGGCGTATTACCCAATGCTATTGCACGATGGAATGCATAAATCTGGGCAAAAATAATGTATGGGAATAAGAGCTCGATATCAGTCGCAGTATCCATAGTAGGGACATGTAGGTAGTCACCACTGGTTACTTGATCGTCTAGCTGAGCTGTAATCGCAATGACCTTACGCGCAATCTTGTCGCGACGAAGCTCACTGAGTAAATCAAGGTCATATTGGCGGGTATATGGGTTGTTCGAGATATACACAACTATCAACGTCTCGTTATCAACAATGGATTTAGGTCCATGACGAAAGCCCAGTGGCGAGTCATACGTTGCCACGACTTTGCCCGCCGTCAGTTCAAGTAGCTTCAGTGCTGATTCCTGAGCGAGCCCTTGTAAACCACCACTTCCTAAGTAAATGACGCGGCTAATATCTAGCTTTGCTATATTACTGATAGGTATATTAATTTCCTTGACCAGCCCCTCAGAACATAAGGATAACCTTTCAATCTCTTTCGAATGATCACGTTTTCCATCAAGAATCGAAAATGCAGCCACCATCATCGAAGAAAAGCTCGAGGTCATCGCAAACGATTTATCATTGGTTTCTTCTGGCATCAGCAGGGCGAAACAACGATGATCATTGATACTATTTTTATATAACTGCCCCTCTGCATTGCAGGTCAGCACAAGGTGATAGCAATTGGTCAGGCATTGGTTCGCTAACTCAACCGCAGCAACACTTTCAGGGCTGTTTCCTGAGCGGGCAAACGACACCAATAACGTTGGTAAATCCTCCGCAAAATATTGATACGGATTCGAGACTAAATTCGTTGTCGCAACAGCATCGACACGTCTTCCTGTATTTTCAGCTAAAGCGGGTGCCAATGCTTGGCCAGCAAATGCCGATGTTCCTGCGCCTGTCATCACAATGCGTAAGTTTGAATGTGCTAGCACTTTCGCCATAAAGGCGTCGATTGCAGGAAGGCATTCGTTAAACGTCGCCTGCGTTTTACGCCAGCATGAAGGTTGCTGCTCAACTTCTTTAGCAGTCCAGAAAGCACTTAAGCTTTCAAGATCTTGCT from Photobacterium sanguinicancri includes the following:
- the agaV gene encoding PTS N-acetylgalactosamine transporter subunit IIB — its product is MTAPNIVWTRIDERLLHGQIRITWGKHTEANLILVANDDAAEGPNAAFMQAGMKASAGGEYAVRFFSIQKTIDVIHKASEKQKIFVLCNNPTDVARLVEGGVPLTHCNVGNMHFHEGKRQIAKTVSVDEKDINAFERMVERGVTCTVQNTPDQKPVNVLELAMASA
- a CDS encoding SIS domain-containing protein, with product MNQYLGYSEQDLESLSAFWTAKEVEQQPSCWRKTQATFNECLPAIDAFMAKVLAHSNLRIVMTGAGTSAFAGQALAPALAENTGRRVDAVATTNLVSNPYQYFAEDLPTLLVSFARSGNSPESVAAVELANQCLTNCYHLVLTCNAEGQLYKNSINDHRCFALLMPEETNDKSFAMTSSFSSMMVAAFSILDGKRDHSKEIERLSLCSEGLVKEINIPISNIAKLDISRVIYLGSGGLQGLAQESALKLLELTAGKVVATYDSPLGFRHGPKSIVDNETLIVVYISNNPYTRQYDLDLLSELRRDKIARKVIAITAQLDDQVTSGDYLHVPTMDTATDIELLFPYIIFAQIYAFHRAIALGNTPDNPCPTGEVNRVVQGVTIHNFNK
- the agaW gene encoding PTS N-acetylgalactosamine transporter subunit IIC; its protein translation is MFFEATLVAVWAFFCGIDKYDVALNIHRPLITGPVVGLIMGDMQIGLIAGATLELAWLGLVPNAGAQPPDVTMGTIAAVAFAVMTGQSAEVAMGVGMPIAVMMQMLVIGFFALTSFTMGKADRFAEAADSGGIDRLLITTISLRSLLYALVAFITVYFGEHAASWIDENAPKVLLEGLGIGAKMVPAIGFAMLLKIMWSKEVAGVFFIGFVMTTYLKLPIMAVAILGASAAALYYFFSGNNGSSNNQQVEEFEDGI
- a CDS encoding PTS system mannose/fructose/sorbose family transporter subunit IID, with product MASDITAGTLADNNTKVHESLVDDIDSYEDTTPRKVISKKDLWICALRGLFMEGNFNFERMQAGGFAYSIIPALKKIHGDNKRDLAKSLKNHLQFFNASPKLFTFLLGTAIAMEENKEKPSTVNVMKVAGMGPTGGIGDAIDHMTLMPLTLALGASIAMEGSIAGPFVFFFLYQIVHFAVYFGLMFMGYRAGTAAMVNMSDATEKLAKAANIMGIFVIGALSATFIRVQTTASLELGGKVVELQSALFDKIMPNILPLALVFFMLKMVKGTGFWAKPPVLIFSTLAAGVVGHFLGIL